In a genomic window of Muntiacus reevesi chromosome 1, mMunRee1.1, whole genome shotgun sequence:
- the LOC136159263 gene encoding apolipoprotein L2-like: protein MGEPKQHLRDTAAAIMSSTDLLYCSESENVYQVVAESSQDTENKLKLLTQNWERFVAKASLPREEAKALHEYLNRLNTNLSGKDPDTLQQDQLDRKKILEEFPVMEQDLEKDTEKLHVFVDKVDKVHKDCTISKVVAHSTGTVSGILSILHLALAPLTMGATLPLLATGFGLGIVAAVTNVSTSIVEQVNTSSVEIKTTQLLSHDRKRWKVIKDVLLKRKVHIILAKKSFIRVLEIIGKNFQFIKVIEGSPALAVKVKFFITEGKTFIHGSVQVQKTFGSMASAMAKGAHITGIVVACVGIVIDVGFLVRDSIHLHDGAKAESAEKVRQWAQVLESILELLTEIHENLQKGSVPPPPEGCRDEGHLLGVSEAAC from the exons ATGGGTGAGCCGAAGCAACATCTCCGAGACACTGCTGCTGCCATCATGAGCTCAACAGACCTCTTGTACTGCTCAG agagtgaaaatgtttatCAAGTTGTCGCTGAGTCTTCCcaggacacagaaaataaactgaaGCTCCTAACACAAAACTGGGAGAGATTTGTGGCTAAGGCCAGTTTACCCAG GGAGGAGGCAAAGGCACTACATGAATATCTGAACAGGCTGAATACAAACTTGAGTGGAAAGGACCCAGACACACTCCAACAAGACCAGCTGGACAGAAAGAAGATTTTGGAGGAGTTTCCTGTGATGGAACAAGACCTGGAGAAAGACACAGAAAAGCTCCATGTTTTTGTAGACAAAGTTGACAAGGTACACAAGGATTGCACGATTTCCAAGGTGGTGGCCCACTCCACTGGCACTGTGTCTGGCATCCTCAGCATCCTTCACCTGGCTCTGGCACCTCTGACAATGGGGGCCACTCTGCCTCTCTTGGCCACTGGGTTTGGGCTGGGCATAGTGGCTGCTGTGACCAATGTGTCCACCAGCATCGTGGAACAAGTAAACACATCATCAGTGGAAATCAAAACCACTCAACTGCTGTCCCATGACAGGAAGAGATGGAAGGTAATCAAGGATGTACTCCTTAAAAGGAAAGTTCATATTATTCTTGCAAAGAAATCATTCATCAGAGTGCTAGAAATCATTGGGAAGAATTTCCAATTCATCAAGGTGATAGAAGGCAGCCCTGCTTTAGCAGTCAAAGTCAAGTTCTTCATAACCGAAGGGAAAACCTTCATTCATGGCAGCGTTCAGGTGCAGAAAACTTTTGGAAGCATGGCTTCAGCAATGGCAAAAGGAGCCCATATCACTGGCATAGTCGTGGCATGTGTTGGCATTGTGATAGATGTGGGCTTCCTGGTGAGAGACTCAATACATTTACACGATGGAGCAAAGGCAGAGTCAGCTGAAAAGGTGAGGCAGTGGGCCCAGGTGTTGGAAAGCATATTGGAGTTACTCACTGAGATCCATGAGAATCTGCAGAAGGGctcagttcccccacccccagaggggTGCAGGGACGAGGGACATTTGCTGGGTGTCTCAGAGGCAGCTTGTTAG